In one Balaenoptera ricei isolate mBalRic1 chromosome 20, mBalRic1.hap2, whole genome shotgun sequence genomic region, the following are encoded:
- the LOC132354567 gene encoding uncharacterized protein SPEM3-like — MGEQTHYRAQPCSGTNPRKCQDLGDSILLILGSFILLNVGIKVVTLVSGRQRGLRGCGPVPFLLSLPRFSAPQEPRPCPISPFPADKQASCVGSHRMCVRCSVDPKNLCSRVPSRFRHRPSFLLGHPNHLDSWIPVTKHEKASGCCWRPPQCGRAGAPMEAPRGLWKEGVVGAGEAPPVTALTSRATFYSRQETSSKLRRMSKVDVLPLRLPQESKTKTPDYDPAQAPARAQTRPPVQPPAHAPAKAQTFSSAHPPEHTRPQAQTPCPALTPSAALPRSMALSIPQPIPQPRPKPRAPQMPQPSPWATLLSAP; from the exons ATGGGTGAGCAAACCCACTACCGAGCCCAGCCGTGCTCTGGCACCAACCCCAGGAAATGCCAGGACCTAGGAGACTCAATTCTTCTGATCCTGGGCAGCTTCATCTTGCTCAACGTGGGGATCAAGGTGGTGACTCTG GTGAGTGGGCGCCAGCGTGGGCTCAGGGGATGTGGGCCTGTCCCCTTTCTTCTATCCCTGCCTCGATTCTCAGCCCCTCAGGAACCCAGGCCCTGTCCCATCTCGCCTTTCCCCGCAGACAAGCAAGCCAGCTGTGTAGGCAGCCATCGCATGTGCGTGCGCTGCTCCGTGGATCCCAAGAACCTGTGCTCAAGAGTTCCTTCCcgcttccgccatcgcccaagcTTCCTGCTCGGGCACCCAAACCACCTTGACTCGTGGATACCAGTCACAAAACATGAGAAGGCTTCTGGGTGCTGCTGGAGGCCGCCTCAGTGTGGACGGGCTGGGGCTCCCATGGAGGCTCCACGGGGACTGTGGAAGGAGGGGGTAGTGGGCGCTGGCGAGGCCCCTCCGGTCACAGCCTTAACGTCCCGAGCCACCTTTTACTCCAGGCAAGAGACATCTTCCAAGCTCCGCAGGATGAGCAAGGTGGACGTGCTTCCACTCCGCCTGCCCCAAGAGAGCAAGACGAAGACCCCAGACTATgacccagcccaggccccagcccggGCCCAAACCCGCCCCCCAGTTCAGCCCCCTGCGCATGCTCCTGCCAAGGCCCAGACCTTCTCCTCAGCCCACCCCCCTGAGCACACCCGCCCCCAGGCCCAgaccccctgcccagccctcacCCCGAGCGCAGCCCTGCCCAGGTCCATGGCCCTGAGCATACCTCAGCCCATACCCCAGCCCAGGCCCAAGCCCAGGGCCCCTCAAATGCCTCAGCCCAGTCCCTGGGCCACACTTCTGTCTGCACCCTGA